A window of Nitrospirota bacterium genomic DNA:
GGCACGTATCTCATCGCGGTTGTAGGGTTTGGTGAGGTAGGAGAATGCGCCTCTGGACAAAGACTTCGCGCGGTAGTCCTGTGAGGTAAAGGCCGTGAGCACAATCACGGGGAGTGAGGGTGCGAGGGCTTGGATAGTTTCAAGGACGGCTAATCCATCTCCATCTGGTAATCCAATATCAAGTAAGGCCGCGGCGAAATTGGCCGTTCTTACCTGCGTCAGTGCATCGCGGCAGGTCGAGACCGCTGTTACCAAAAACCCATCATGTTCGAGCAGGTCTTGTAATGCGGTCAGAATGTCCGGGTCGTCATCGACGATCAGGACAGCCTGCAGGGTCGTCTGCGAATTCATCTGCCGTCCCTCCCGAGGTCGTAGTGTCGGGATGGTTTGCGACGAACGTTCAAGCGCCATGGAAGACGGTGTCTGGTTCAACAAATAAAATATCCGATCCTGGGGGCATCATTTCATGGACGATTGTGCCGTAATCCCGGTTTGTGCTCGTGCCTCAGCCGGATGAGCGGTTCCACTGCCTGGGATTGTGGCACGAGGGTGCACGTTCATCGACTGACCGATTAATCGGGGACGCCCGGCGCGTAGCGCCATCATCCGTTTCGGGAATGGACCCTGACGCGATGTTTCCAGGTCGGCGAGAGAGGCTCGTAGGGACTGAGCGATCAGCCACGCGAGTTTCAGATTCGGGCTCCAATAGACCGCATCGCGGAGCCGATCGACGAGATCGCCAGGGAGGCTGACGGTAAGTCGGACCGTTCGAGGCTGTTGGTGATCTGACTTTTTTGAACCGGACGAAGGACTCGCGGCTTGGTGAAGTTGTATCTCGGGTGCGTTGTGTGGCATTCGGGGCATCATCTCTCCCATCGATCTATATTCAGGACAAGGTTGTTGATGTGATCTGTTCAGGGCTGAGACTCCAAAGTGCTCAACAGTCCCGACCTAGCTGGAGGGCCGCGCCGCTCTTGAGGGGCAGGACGCGGCCCTGATGGCGGAAGCGCGTGGCAGTGGGAGGGCTCCGGATGGGCACAATCCAGAGGTAGTCCTACCTGCGTGAGAGGCCTGCGCCTCTTGGGTGGGGACCCACCGGCAATTCGCTTCGCCAACATTGTTCCAGTCCATGGTCATCGGCCTCGCGCCATTCATTTTTCACGTCGAGTGATACCAGACTACAGCAACCCTCGTACCAGAGATCTCTTCACAGAGAGGCTCAGAGAGAAATGGTGTAAGTCATTGAGTAGATGATGTTTGGAGAGTGAGCGAGAAAGGTATGCCGCTAGTGTAGAGGCGTATCTGATTCAGTACGCACTTTATCCTGCAGGATACAGACGTAGTGATAATGCGAAAGATGAAGATGATGGAGCGTTTGAAATGGAACGCGGTCTACTGGTGGAGATGTTTCATCGCAGCGGCACAGAGAATGATGAAGAAGCCGATCCAGAGTGCGGCTCGCTGAAAGGGAATCGCTTCGTAGGTGACTTCTTCGTCTGCATCTGCGTCATCGGATTTGAAGATCACGGTATAGAGGAAGAGTGTTAGGAGACAGAGGACAAGAAACAGTTTGATGAAGAAGACGGTCAGGTATTTGGCATGGTGTTGGATTCCGCTGCCGGTTTGCGAGGTGATGACCTGATTGACGTAGTGAAAGTTGATGCCACCGGTAAACAGCAGGACGACGAGCAGGATACCGGCGACTTTCTTGTAATGCTGATAGAACGCGTCGGTGATCGGCTTGATCTGTTCCTTGGCGACCGCCTGTTTCAGTCCAGGGGTGACGGCCATGACGAGGAACGCGAGTCCGCCGATCCAGATAACCGCAGACAAGAGGTGAAACCAATGATTGACGATCGGGATCAGGGTGTTGAGGTCGGTGACGATGCTTTGAAGTGCGTCCATGTTCAGACTCGTGAAACGTGAAAGGTGAAGGGTGAAACGTAGGGGGAGAGACAGGAATCCGATGGCGCGAACTTCTCACGTTTCACGATGTGCGTCTCACGCTATGGTCTGAACATCGGCGCGTCGTTGCCGAAGCGCTTCTTGCGGAGCTCTTCCATCAACTCAATGGTAATCAGGGGGATGTTATTCTCACGCGCATGTTTTTCGACGCCCTTTTTCACCATGGCCCGCAAGAAATAGGGAATCTTGTTGAGCCGTGACTCCGAGTCCATATCCCAGGCGATGTCGCTTTCTTCCGGCGTATTGAACGCGACTTTGATCTTCTCGCCGCCCTTCGGCGTGTAGAGACACCATTCATCTTCGTCCAGCCAGTCTCCGTGATCGACGTAGGGGCGCGCCCGACAGCCGCCGCAGATGTCGGTGTATTCGCAATCGCCGCATTTGCCTTTGAGTTGCGGGTAGCGGAAGGAGTTGAAGACGTCGGACTTTTCCCACAGATCGGCGAAGCTGGTCTCGCGGATGTTCCCGGCTGACAGAGGCATGTAGGGGCAAGGGGTCAATTCGCCGTTGGGAGTGACTCGCGCATAGTTGGTGCCGGCAAGGCAGCCACCGCCCATATAGCCGGTCGCTTTGGTGATCGGGGAGTTCGGATCTTTCTCGTACGCCAGTCGTTTGAAGTGCGGCGCACAGCGAGCCCGGACGAGCATGCCCTTGTAATTGTCCTGACAGTTGACGAGGTAGCCGAGCACTTCTTCGTACTGGGCCGGGGTGATGTCGGTGAGTTCTTCGCCGCGGCCGGTGCAGACCATGAAGAAGACGTTCAGCACCTTGGCGCCGAGCTGGTGGGCCCAATCGATGACCGCGGGCAGTTCCTGGTAATTCATGGGCTGGGCGCTGAAATGGACTTGGAAGGCCAAGCCGTTCCGTTTGCAGGCCTCGATGCCGGCGAGCGCGGATTCCCATGCGCCGGGGACGCCACGAAATTGGTTATGCTTCTGGGGATCGAGCGAGTCGATGCTGATGCCCATGCCCAT
This region includes:
- a CDS encoding response regulator gives rise to the protein MNSQTTLQAVLIVDDDPDILTALQDLLEHDGFLVTAVSTCRDALTQVRTANFAAALLDIGLPDGDGLAVLETIQALAPSLPVIVLTAFTSQDYRAKSLSRGAFSYLTKPYNRDEIRAIVRRAIDLSRPPTRFNN
- a CDS encoding radical SAM protein, with product MGRSLPVLNFQTLGGTLGSIQQQVTKFMTPSSTAPAPHDGRTVDDFKPYLLALNLTKRCNLKCDHCYLDATTKSAGGDDELSTEECYKLIDQIAEVNKGCLLVITGGEPLVRPDILDIARHAVKLGFMVVFGTNGMLINDQMAKDLVEIGVMGMGISIDSLDPQKHNQFRGVPGAWESALAGIEACKRNGLAFQVHFSAQPMNYQELPAVIDWAHQLGAKVLNVFFMVCTGRGEELTDITPAQYEEVLGYLVNCQDNYKGMLVRARCAPHFKRLAYEKDPNSPITKATGYMGGGCLAGTNYARVTPNGELTPCPYMPLSAGNIRETSFADLWEKSDVFNSFRYPQLKGKCGDCEYTDICGGCRARPYVDHGDWLDEDEWCLYTPKGGEKIKVAFNTPEESDIAWDMDSESRLNKIPYFLRAMVKKGVEKHARENNIPLITIELMEELRKKRFGNDAPMFRP